From the Equus asinus isolate D_3611 breed Donkey chromosome 9, EquAss-T2T_v2, whole genome shotgun sequence genome, the window GCATCTGAGAGGTAGACAGAAACAAAGCCCACTTGAAAGAAGCCCATCGCTACCTGGAAGGAAGGATATACAAATGTTAAACACTGATGGAAAAGAGCTTCGAATCTTGTATTACCCAGGCGTTTCTTTGCATAGAGACACACCATTAGAGCATCACAGAATGTCagctagaaaaaaatgcaatcacGTCTCAATCCTCTAATTTTACATAGAGAGAGCTCATTTCTACTCAGAGggctaagcaacttgcccaaggtcacacttaTTCATTAGCCAGATGAGACAAGAATTTAGGATTCCTACCTTCTTGTACAATGGTTCTTAAACTTGAATAAGGTTCAGAcctcttccaaaaagaaaaaattctcaagGATCCATAAAAAACCATAAAAACTCAAATTGGAAAAATTCTTCTAATTAAAAAAccatgtattttctttaaattacaaATCATTACCATAAAAGTAAAGTTTTAACTGGTAAAACCAAAAATTAGACTCACATAAAGATAGAATCACACTCTTGAAATTATTATGGAACTCTCTTTAATCTAACCTCACATTGAGAAACTATTCTCATCCAATGTATACGTGCTTATGCCATACTGCTTCCCACAGTAATTCTGCATCCTCAAAGATAGaacgttttcatttctttttcctcttccgaATAATTCCTCAGAATTCTACCGCGCCCTTCCTCACTCGTGGTGAGGCATactaacaaaaagcaaaaatggacTCTGAGGAGCACAACTCTTCTGCACGTcacccccttctcccttccctcctcatcCAGGCACCAAATAAAGTGAGCCACTCCTCCCCTTCCCTTAGTGGTTCCAAATGCCTGTAATAGAGAGGAGCTTTAACGTTGGCACTGACTCCTGGATGCCAAAAGGCAGGGGCGTGATGATAATGGAAGATTAACGGCTTTTATGGGAGATCCAAGAAGAATTTCATTTCTAATCCTTTCTCCTGGGTGATAATATGAAATACCCATTCTCACCGTTTCCCTCCCCAACAGTCTAAGAGAACTACTATTTTGAGTGAGAGTTACTCACTAGAACAGCAATTCTAAAGGAAGTAGGGGGGTCATCTATTGTTTGAAAAACTCCTGCACTCCTCTCCCCAATCCGCATTCTCTTATCCTCCCACCTGATTGTTAACGCTGACTCTGCCAAGAACCAACCACACAGAATCCCAAGcaaaccagtgtttctcaacatAGAAAATTAAGGAGTTGTACTAGGTGGTCTGAGGTCGCCTTCTGGTCTAAATTTTTACAACGGAATAATTAAAATCTGGCTGACTGATATTTATTGGTTAAGAGGCAGCCTAGGgttgagaaaacagaagcagccTTATCTTACCTGTGGAGTCAAACCAgcgtttgaattctggctctaccCCTCACATATCCTctgcattcaataaatgatagcctTAATTATTATGATCTCTAAGATCCCTCACAGATCTGAGATTTCATGTATAGAGATTTCTTTTGCCAGAAACCACCACTTGTTCCATTGTTCTTACCTGATAAATTCCAGCCAGAAAGGTTACAGTGCTGCCAACTTTAATTGCATAGCAACTTCTGTCACATATCCTGTCTGACGTCTGGTTTAATGACGTGCTCCCATTTGAAACCATTCCTAAAGAAGGGGCAATATGGACTGTGTCGTAGCCAGCTTTGAGTAGTTCTCGGTCAACTACCTCACCAATCATAAGGCACAGTACTCCAAAAATGCCCACAGAGATGTGACGGGAGGTACCCAATAGGAAATAAATTAAGCTGGCAAAAAAAGATGTATATAGACCATAAATAGGTTCTTGACCAGCCAAGAGAGAATAAGCAATGGATTGGGGCACCAATAAGATGCCCACAATCAAGCCAGACATCACATCtcctaaaatgtttttcttcagatCATATTTTGGGAGCCACTGCAAAACAGGTAGGAAaccaaaaatcatattttttgcTTTGGTTGGACTGCACTGGCAACTCTTCTGCAGTTTTTTTATGACAAACTGCTTGAAGTTAGTATTTGATTTCTCTTGAGGTTCCATGTGGATCCTAGGATAAGGTCTGCATGGCTCACTGGCCTCAAATTGCTTAAAGTCAGTACTTGATTTCTTTTCACGTTCCAGATGGATCCTAGATGGAGGACTGTATCGGTCATTTCCTTCAAATGAGTCCTTGGGTGAAAGGACATGTGTCTCTTTACTTTCTGAAGACATTTCTGGAGATAGATGCTTCAGCCTCCTACCCCAAAGAAAACACCAGGGTTAACTGGTTAAGTAATTCTCAGTGCTCACACATTTTAACAGTCCTACTTGTCATTCATGAGAACTAAGAGTTCAGTTTGGGGGCAGGTACCTTACATGAACTTTCCTTAGTTGAGCCTCAATtgtgaaagggggaaaaaaaagaattagaccaTAAATACCCAAGTCAAAGCAAATAATTCACTGGGTACAGGACTTCCCAAGAGAATAAATCATCAAGGATTCTTCTCCATCTCTGCTTGGCTCCTCCTGCAGTTTTTtctccagaaaagctatcaggCGGGCTGTCTCCTTCTTTCTATATGCTATCAACTGTCTTCTCTCCAGGTTTTTCACTCCTAGACATACTGCAAAACAGGATCTCATCCCAAACCTTGACCCCTACCTGCAAGTCCCTGAAACAAGGAAGCTGAACCTTTTTTATGGGGGAGAGGTGTCCCTTTTTATAACCCACTAACTgttgaaaataaacataaaggagaaaaagagagtgatagagtaaagaaaaatgtttttggaaaaagaaagaaactagagCAAAATACATTTGGGTCTTTGAATAGCACCCCCTTGCTTggtaggaaagaggagagagaagcttaTTAGAGATTGCTGAGGCAAACAAAAGTCAAGAGCATGGGGGGGCTGAGAGGGCCAATGTCTGACATATGCTCTGGAAAGTTTCAATCTATTCTACTTTGTTCTAGAATAGAGTCATATCTGCCCTGTGGGCAGGGCCCATGTTCACGCAAAGAAAGATTCGCTTTACTATTAAGGACTCATTCTGAACACAGGCTGAACGGAGGACTAATGTTGCCCTCTCCTTCCACTTGGAGGGTAACGAGGTGATCCTCCATCTCTGGGTCCTAAACTACAGAACTAGGGCCATGGGACCTACCACTAAGAACTGCAGGGAAACAAAGGTGGTAAAActaagcaaaaagagagaaggaacaacaaaaaaataagtcATTGTAATAAgagtaaaaaagaggaggaaaaagaaacaggctcTCAAAGGAATAGAGTGTAAACTATTTACCAAATACTTCACAAATCAGTGCCTTTGTGATGTTAGCGTAGCTTAGAAGGGCCATCCACCTCTCTGCCTGTCAAGATCGTAATCATTTTTAAAGCCAAGTTAAAATGCTACCTCTTACACAAAGCACCGCCCAATCTCTCCTAGCCCCGATCAATCACTATACCCTGTGTCCCACTGCATAGTGCACCTCCATTATAGTACtaatgacattctttttttttttaatttttttttttttggtggaagattagccctgagctaactgctgccaatcctcctctttctgctgaggaagactggccttgagctaacatccatgcccatcttgttctgctttatatgtgggacacttaccacagcatggcttggcaagcagtgccatgcccacacccaggatccgaaccggcgaaccctgggttgccaaagccgaacatgcacatttaactgctgcgccactgggccagcccctaactacATTCTTATGTTATTTACATAGGAGCCGCTCCAGCTCCTGGAAGAAAGGACATCTTGTTCCTCATGGTAATCATCAATGAATGTAAAACAGTAACTCTGAGATAGCAGGCTTACACAATCtttgaatgaagaaaagaataaatgaataaacaaatttatgACTGTAGCCAGACAGAGATAAAATATATTAGACAGAGGACTCAGGAAGCTTCCTGTTTTGGAACTGACAGAAAAATAGGCCCTTGTGAGATTCTATAAACCTAAGGTTATCAAGAAGCCATAACCCAGGACCCATCACCTATTCAAGATCCCAAGATATGTAAAAGTAACCCACATTAATTTTGTTTAGGATGAAGGATCATCACACTGAACAAGAGCCAAATAACAGTTACTTTGGTGGTCTTGTTAAGTAGATAATGAAGAAAAGCTTTCAATGACCACTTACCCTGAGCAAGTCGATTAGATTGGTGGACACACAGCAGATCTTTGTTCCTCACTGCAACCCGTCTGTGACTCTTCTCACTTCCTACTTTCAGGCCACACTAGTCCGAGTACATTTCTCATGTCCTTCTTTTGGAGCAGCTCTTGGTGATTTCTGGGTCAAAAGCCTTTTCCAAACCTAAGATATGTAAAAGAGGGATaataaaaaactaacaaaatccAAATCTTGCCCTATATGACTACAATCTgggaatgaaaaagacaaaaattaatattttctatcatCAGTAAAGTTGAGTCAAAGAAACAATCAATGAAATTGAAGACAGAGCTATAGAAATTGCCTAAactgaaacaaagagaaaaaaagaattaaaaaaacacaaaaaacagtaacaatgtaagagaacattcgagAGCTGTGAGACATATTAAACAACCTAACATATGCAGAACTAGAATCTCaaaagaagaagacagagaatgtgcagaagaaatatttgaagacatactggccaagaattttccaaaattaataagAAACACCAAACCATAGATCCAAGaatctcagagaacaccaaggacaaatataaaaacaaaaccccacaggTTTCATGCTACTGAAAccaaaagacaaagataaaaggcggaagacaggcaaagaaaaaaacatacattATATACAGGGGAACAAAGATAGGAATTATAACAGACTTTCCTATTGGAAATCATACAAGCTAGAAGACGATGGAGTGATACTTTTATCACAGAAATataactgtcaacccagaattctatacccagagaaaatatcttttaaaagatgaaagagaaataaaaactttctcagataaacaaacacTATGAGAATTTATTACAAGTAGAACAGCACTACTATATACACATATAGTAGACAGAAACTCAGGTCTACACAACAAtacacaacaaataaataaagtccaggaaatggaataaatgaagataaaatcaaattttttaattaaaaaaatctttaattgcTCTAAAAGATAACTGTCAAAGCAAAACTAGGAATGCATTTTGTTTATAGCATATACAAAATAAACTATATGAAAACAATAGCACAAAGAATGGGAGGAGGAATTGAGAGTGGTAAGGTCTTACAAGATGTGAAATGACAtattattatttgaaagtagGCTCTGATTAGTTAAAGATGTATATTGTAAACCCAAGGGTAgccactaaattttttttttaaggtaaaaataataGGTCAATTCTGGAGATAAGAAGGAATCATAAAAAATTCTCAATTAAcacaagagaaagcagaaaaataggaaaaaaagagaccaaaaacagatggaacaaaatgaaaaccagCAGCAAGATGGTAAAGTTTAATCTGAACATataaataatcacattaaatgtgacTGTCTAAAcatatcaattaaaagacagaggatCATCAGATTGGAGAAAAAgataagacccaactatatactgtctataagaaacccactttaaatatatagatagatTATAAAGTGAAAGGATCTGCCCAATCTAGTAACTTATTTAGCTTGTAAGTGACTCAGCCAGGTAATAAAATCCAGATTTTAGGATTCCAAGAATAGCTCTTTTTTGAGCATGGCACTATTCCTACCACCTATCTAATTAGCTTTCTCTAACTTCAGGTGCTTCTAAACACTTCAGAATTCAGCTACTCTACATATCCCAGTTTCAAATACTTGCTGCCCAAAATAACCTAGCACTGATATCTACAAATTTGTACCTAACTCTCCTTTCTCTATAGGCATGGTCTTTTTCCATCTTTAGCTCTCAAACACAGGTTATTCACTCACAGACAGTcctagaagtgcaactgattcaGCCATTAATCTGAATCCTAAAGCTATCTATTGTCTCCTTACCTATTCTACTCACCCCTAAGATTCTCCTCAAAActgtttatatcttttctttttaaaacccaaaacaatataaaactacattaaaaattatcttaaactAAATTGTTTTATGACCTCCATACAAATTAAGCTCCTGAGAGCAAGCTCCATTCTGGGTCATCTTTGTGTGCCCAAAGTATCCAGGCATATGCTTTCCAAAACAGGAGCTACAATGTTTGCTAAACACATAACCCAAACAGAGAAAAGGAGGATGGAAGGCAATATTTCCTCTCAAGTGGAAATATCTACTTTGgaacatatttttcaaatatcccTTTTTGCATACAAATTCTCCAACTTCCTCAAACCTATTATTGCCTTCAATTTTAGTATTCACCAATCGCATTAGTTAcattaattatgaaaattaagaaattacagTGTTTATCCGTGAAATATGGTCTGCAACCAGACTTCCATTTTAAGAAGGTTGGACTACAAACTACACATTCAATAAAGTTCAATAAAGCAGGATTTTACTCTATTATCTAGACTAATTTCCCCCTTTATTAACATCAACAACTGAGAGTAGACTAACTCAAGAAAACACCTGAACCTTCCACAttactggaggaaaaaaacaataaaacatttttgaaaaatacatttacatatgcatatattgaaGTATAATGGCAGTATAGgcaacacaaaagaaaagacattctgtactttcttttttaatcgAGCACATGCAGCTGTGACTATCTAGAAAGTGGTCTTAACCAGGTGACTAAACAGCGGCACTGGCACAACTTCCCGTGTGAATTACTGAGTCCAAGAGCACTGGACTAGAATAGAGGGACATCTCTTCTAGATAAGCCGATAGTGGTCAGCCAACTTCTATTTGAAAATTTGCAGTTATAAGTGAAACAATGTCTACTTTGAGCAAGCAATTACAGCATATAATTTTAACTAATAGTGCATACAAAACACTTTGGCAACTTGTGAAACTGAAATGCCCTTTCAGAGGGTGACAGTTTTCAGAGGAGAATGGTAAAGTCCGCCTCTGCAACATAATGGTTCCATATTCATGCTCTGCTCTCACTGTGTATATGCCACAACATCACTGCTAAATAAAACTGAAGCTGCCAATTACTATGACCATAGCGTCTAAGCAGGGGAGAAATCTGCAAGAGCTGGAATAGTTTAGAAAGGCTTcaaggggggccagcccggtggcgcaacagttaagtgtgcacattctgcttcagtaccctggggttcaccagttcggatcctgggtgcggacacagcacctcttggcacaccatgctgtggcaggcgtcccacatataaagtggaggaagatgggcacggacgttggctcagggccagtcttcctcagcaaaaagaggaggactggcggcagatgttagctcagggctaaccttcctcgaaaagaaaaaagaaaggcttcaAGGGAAGAACATATCTCACCTGGGCTCTGAGGTCCAGGTCAGAGCTGAGAAGACGAGGAGGACTTGGAAAATGGATGAGGGAGAGAAGAACAAACAGCAACAGTTCTGAGGTTGCAGGAAAAGAATCAGGAATTAGAATGCTATGTTTAAAGCATGGATGCATGTGGGAGATTAGTGGGAGAGGATGCTGGAGAGGGACCTGGGGGGGATTCTGGAGGCCCCTGGACGCCAGGTTAATAAAAGTACACTTTAATCTGCAGGCAGTGCACAGACACTGAAGGCTTTTGAGAAAATCACTGTATCACTCATTTGataaataattatgtattatcTTATTATATCTTCTGGTTATTTAATTCTTCTACTAAGCAattaataatttacttttttgccttttatgaataaaaaatagTTCAAGATTGTTTAGAAAAACAAACCTAAACCATAAACAGGTAAAAGCAAGGCAGAGTCCCTGTTTACACAGTCCCATCTGATCCTCCAACTCACTGTTGTCAGACAAGTCCAGGCAAGATCACAGCGCTGGAAGGCCCAGGGGAGTCAAGGATGAGCAAGGGCTTCTGTGTCCATCTCCATCCCACTCACAGGTGCCTGCAACCAGGATGGCTGGAGCCCAGGCAACTGTCCAAGGCCCTTGCTCTAGATTGAGAAGTTAACACTGAGACTGGCCCcctggaggaaaaggaaggacCACTCCCCATGAGATGAAATTTCAGACTCATCTTTGTTCTGTAGGCTGCAGCGTTTGCTTACTCTACAAATATTCATAAGTGCCAATCAGCCTTGCAAGGCTGGACTGATTAACTTTTCCATGTGAGCTCCTACACATTGGGTATTACTCTTCATCAAATCATAAACATCTGCCTACTATAAGCTAACCACTGTGCTAGACACAATGCATCAGAACCTAGACCCCAAACCTAGgagtcattctttcttttctcaatcCCCTACTCTCATATATATTCCATTAGTAAGCCCTGTCTGCTCTACCTTGAATAATATACCCATTCTCTCCCTACTGCCAAAAGTTTCTGGAATCCAATCACATCTCACTACCCTCCAGCGTCATACCTCACCTGGGCCACTCTAACACCCTACAATATCTGAAGCTGCATACCTCTCCACCCTCATTTCCTATtggccttcttgctgttcctGGAACAAGCCAAGTTGATTTTCTTCTtagggtctttgcacttgctcaAGTTCTCTTTGCCTGGAATAATCATTCCCCAGACATTTGCAGGCCTCTTCTCATCCTTTCAGGTCTCACCTATTTCACCTCCttagagaggccttccttgatcATCCCAAATAAAATAACAGCCCCATCCCATCATCCTCTAAACCCTTACCTGGCTTTATCTCCTTCATAGCACTTGCAACTTCTGAAATTATATTAcgtatttatacatttttaaaaacctattatTTATAGTCTTTCTCATATGTACTGTACCCCCAGTACCAAGAACAATGCTTAACACATAGTAGGAGATCAGGAAATTCTGGCTAAAAGGAGTAAGAAACACAGTTTCTACCCACAATCAGTGGGTATATACCGAGTTCTAAATAGATAAACTATAACACTCTAAGtgccagggccggccccatggctaagcggttaagttcacatgctccgcttcagtggcccagggttttgccaattcggatcctgggcgcagacccagcatcactcatcaggccatgctgaggcagagtcccacataacacaactagaaggacctacaattacaatatacaactatgtacaggggggctttggagagaagaagaaaaaaacgattgtggcaacagatgttagctctggtgctaatctttaaaaaaaaaaaaaaaaaaccactctaaGTGCCATAACAGATGTTTGAAGTATTCTGCAAGTGAAGAAGAGCTGCAGGCCAATATGAAGAAGatgaaaagtaaagaaaggaaatgaaactcaGGCAAGTGACATGTCCCAATATAATCCAAGACCTAAAAGGCCAGAGGCCTGGAGTGAAGTTGCAGGAGATAAAACTGCAGTGAAAGGTCAGTTCCTTATGTAATCCCAAGAAGCCTGGACTTATCCCGTAAGCTTTCTGACAAAGGCATACTCCAAGGCAGGGCAAAGATGGACGAGGTCTGACATTTCAATGATACCACTAGATAAGAGAGGATGCTTAAAGGAGATGGACAAACCTAAGATGAATTCTGAGGTAGACGACACAAAAGGACAGTGTATGGGAAtatggaggaggaaatggaaaggtAATCAACAAAAAGTGTGACTTTAGCTTTCCTAGGTTTGAGATTTCTATAAGGTATACAAATGAGCATGCCCAGTAAGCAATTAAAAATGGGAGGTCTTAAGCACAGGAGAAAAGCCAAAACTGGAAAAATGGGGTGGGTGAGGGGTATATAGGTCATCAGCACACAAATGGTACCTCATTCTTCTCTGAATTACCATTGTTTAGATgttcaataaacgtttgttgaatatACACTTTATCTTCCCAACTagattaaaaattattcaaggagatgttttatgctttttgtgtACTCTCACAATAC encodes:
- the SLC26A2 gene encoding sulfate transporter isoform X2; translated protein: MSSESKETHVLSPKDSFEGNDRYSPPSRIHLEREKKSSTDFKQFEASEPCRPYPRIHMEPQEKSNTNFKQFVIKKLQKSCQCSPTKAKNMIFGFLPVLQWLPKYDLKKNILGDVMSGLIVGILLVPQSIAYSLLAGQEPIYGLYTSFFASLIYFLLGTSRHISVGIFGVLCLMIGEVVDRELLKAGYDTVHIAPSLGMVSNGSTSLNQTSDRICDRSCYAIKVGSTVTFLAGIYQAFGTFHRHLGRRNDMMTIDLTLCAKWTSGERKSVILESTRVCVTLLIKYSSMPFSCPKMASGTPTQVERNHLSFCALEMASVMVIFGCCGKDASPSSSLPASSVFSLATMPWMTSVSISS